A window of Choristoneura fumiferana chromosome 8, NRCan_CFum_1, whole genome shotgun sequence contains these coding sequences:
- the Pfdn4 gene encoding prefoldin subunit 4, with amino-acid sequence MANSGKGTFRPDSDVHISFEDQQKINKFARLNAKVDDYKDELKVIQNDMKNLEEAVEELALADDTEKIPYLIGEVFIHQSLEDTMKSLEESKVKKETEISELEAKCEELKAQMGELKAHLYGKFGSHINLENEEE; translated from the exons ATGGCAAATTCAGGAAAAGGAACGTTCCGACCG GATTCGGATGTCCATATTTCTTTCGAAGATCAACAGAAAATCAACAAATTTGCTCGTCTAAATGCAAAAGTGGATGATTATAAAGATGAGTTGAAAGTCATTCAAAACGATATGAAAAATCTAGAGGAGGCTGTCGAAGAGTTGGCCCTAGCTGATGACACTGAGAAAATACCCTATCTCATTGGAGAAGTATTCATACACCAGAGCTTAGAGGACACAATG AAATCATTAGAAGAGTCTAAAGTGAAAAAAGAAACTGAAATAAGTGAACTGGAAGCAAAATGTGAGGAATTGAAGGCTCAAATGGGAGAACTGAAGGCACACCTCTATGGGAAATTTGGAAGCCATATCAATCTAGAAAATGAAGAGGAATAA